A single Gadus macrocephalus chromosome 22, ASM3116895v1 DNA region contains:
- the snapin gene encoding SNARE-associated protein Snapin translates to MAALAMDEPASEKDAIAEGLLDLLKPSVQQLDLHVHSMRESQVELREHIDNLASELGRINEHQKVSLDLDPYVKKLLNARRRVVLVNNILQNAQERLRRLNHNVAKETARRKTMLEASGAFITRPSGKP, encoded by the exons ATGGCGGCGTTAGCGATGGACGAACCTGCGTCTGAAAAAGATGCGATTGCAGAGGGATTGCTTGACCTTTTGAAGCCGTCTGTACAGCAGCTCGATTTACATGTACACTCAATGAG AGAGAGCCAGGTGGAGTTGAGAGAGCACATTGACAATCTAGCCTCAG AACTTGGCCGAATAAATGAGCACCAGAAGGTTTCACTAGACCTTGACCCATATGTGAAGAAACTGCTTAACGCAAGACGCAGAGTTGTGCTAGTAAACAACATACTGCAAAATGCCCAG GAACGACTGAGGCGACTAAACCATAATGTAGCCAAGGAGACCGCACGACGAAAAACGATGCTGGAGGCATCGGGAGCATTCATCACACGTCCATCCGGCAAACCATGA